Genomic DNA from Prunus persica cultivar Lovell chromosome G1, Prunus_persica_NCBIv2, whole genome shotgun sequence:
TGGTTGTACTTATTCCGAATGAGATCTTGAAGCATGAACTTGCCCCCCTTTCAACTTCGCTTCCAAATATTTTGAACGATATAGACGTTTATAAAGAAGGTCTTTACACAAATGATTACAGCCGAGATTGGTAGTGTCTGTGGCCAATAGAACATGTGAGTATTCTACAGTAGTCTAATGAGTGAGAGCACAACTTGTTAATTTAGTTTTACTACTTTAAATTGTCAATTACACTCGAATGTATTTCTTGAATTGATTGGGTTCTTCGTTTGCTTAAGAGGCGATTGTGGCATGTTCGTGTTGAAATACATTGAGTTTTTGAAAGCTGGGATTCCTTTAACTAGTTGCACCTCGCATAACATGCCATTTTTCCAATTGAAGTTGGTTGCAGAGATATTACGGGGAGATGCTTACAAATAGTTATTAGTTGAACattttttatggttttttttttttttggtttgaaacaTTTTGTAATGGTTGAGATTGTATTGTTTGGTCAAAGGGCTCTCAAAAGGATCTGCCAAGTACTTATCCACTTCATTGGATATCTCAACGGATTGCTCATCCTTCCTTCTTTGCACAAATTGTTGCATTAGTTGAAATGTGGCATCTACATTTTCACCAATTTGTGAAACCTCATCCTCATCAATTTGGCTCACAACATCATCCCCAACCCTTTATACTCATTATATAAATCATTCAAACACTTTACAACCTCATCTTGCTTTCTAGCATCCGCCCCAAGATTGCCAAAGCTTATTTGGAGCATTTGAAGCTTCATCCCTAGGTATAATACATTGcccaaaaatataaacttattCACAACCTCAAAGCTCCCCCAATATTTGTCAAATTTGAACTTCATTGAAGATGCTACCTGTTGCATAGTAGGATTTCTAGGATccttcatttttgtttctattaGAACTTGTAACCCAACCAATTCTAGGAAAATTATTGTGGAGTTTTGATTGCACTAAACTTCAATGTAACATCATAAAACTTTTTGAGAAAATGTACAAAAGCTAATGCCTTCTCCCAATCATCATAATTTGGAGGTCCTACTCTCTTAACCATCACTTTCTTAACATTCTCTTCCTCTATAAAGTAAGCTTGAAACACTTTATAACCATGGACATCCTTTTAAAGACTTGCCTATACTTGAATGCACCTTCAAGTATTTTGTAGGTTGCATTCCACCTTGTAGGCACATCTATTGGCACATTTGTCATCTTATCCATCTTACATGCAATGTCAAACTCTCTAAACTTGTCCAACCTCGCCGGAGAAGAGTGAATAAACTTTACACAATTTCTTATACCCTCAATTGAGGCACTAAGCTCCTTCAACCCATCCTTAACAATTAAGTTAAGAATGTGACAAGCACACCTCAAGTGCAAGTACTTCTCATCCAACATTAAGGTATTCATTGCCTTTAGGGTTTGTGCCATATATTCAACTGCCCCATCAACGGTAATTGTGAACACCTTGTGTATACCCCAATCCGTCAAACATGCATCTAGGGTTTTCCCTATGTCAATGCCCTTGTGACTAGTGATCATTTTGAAGCTAATTATTCTTTTTCGCAAGTTCCAATCACTATCCATAAAGTGAACTGTCACAACTATGTAATTTATGTTTTAGATAGATGTCCAAGTATCGATTGTAATACTAACTCTTTGTTCACTAAtcacacattatttttgccttTTCAAGCATGTATAACTCCCACATCCCCTTGGTACCTTCAATCGAGATTGCACCTCATACATCATTTCCTTAAAACCCGAGCCCACAACGACTCTAAAAGGATGCTCATCCTTAATGATGTACCTCACAATCTTTAACtcatgctttttttttatttattaaatgtgTGAGGGACCAATCCACTACCTATTGTATCCGAAGTCAAGGAAGGTTGATTTACATCACCTTGTTAATAAAGAGGAAAGAGCTTGCATCTCCTCTCTATGTAAGTTTAAACTCATTGTCCCATTTTTTTAGGGTCCGTCAGCGTCTCCAATTTGCAATAATTGCAACCCCCTATAATCTTCTCTACCCGATTACCATcattctttatttgttttgtgcaATGTAACCATACCTTCAATTTTCGATTTTTCCTCCTATCTCACACAATAATCCCCTCGTGTGTGGGGGTGTGGTGTTTGAGTTGGAGATTGTGTTTCTAGTGTTTCGGTTTGTGTTTAGGGATTAGAGGCATTAGGTGTGTTAGAGTGGCTAGACTTCATCTAttaaacacaacacaacaagaacaacatagaagtatattaatatattaatatattaaaacataatcaaattaaaacacaaaacaacaaattaaactaaaaaaatagaaaccaaatcaattgaaaatcataatttccaattccattcccaattcaaagCCCTAATGTTGAAACCCTCAAAATTAGCCTATATAATGTaaacacaataaaataaaaggtccAAAGCAAAATCAATTCAATTGAACTATTTAATTAACCCTAAACAGCCTAAACTCctgttgaaggaaaatgtgaACCTCTCAAcataatttcaccaccactaattaattaatggggttttattattttaggatCAACCTATTCGAGACGTAgtgtctcttaattacaatctcttgcttcaagggaacaccctttgattccatcataaagaaataGAACGtgtgtatttggttttgtgGCTGCCCTTAAGTCAAACCTCAAGGTGCCTACGTATCCCTTGcgggaatcaagccactcgtagttcaaagaatcgcaatgaataaatgactctTTGCGagggaaatttgatttgaattgtattAAGAAGcatttgagtgaatttagtGTGAATAAACTAGGAATTCGATATGGAATTGTGTTTTGGACGGTTGCATCTAGATTGAATCCctagattgcctacgtaccctttcgAAGGGATCAAAGCAACGTAGTTCGGATTTAAGATTTAGAAATTAgcgggtaagtgtggcccactaattaagaatttgtgtttgagagatttgaattgaaatttgcatgggtagatgacccatgaaaaattggatgattttgtaccacttttcttgttgtcaatgtccaagaaaaataatgagtaattttgattatcccattaatttttcctaaaatTGACAATTGCACTTGGGAAAGTGTTTTGGCAAAATTTGGTTAAGATAAACCAGGGATTTAAATTTGGTTATGGTTGCGTCTATTGGGATGTTAGACTGCCTACATACCCTTGAcgggatcaaaccaacgtagttccaaaaatttgatttaatttgcGTGATTTTGTACCACTTGGGCCTTTGAtgtggttttgtaccacttgGGCTTCAATTTGTTGATTTGGGAATTAATGGGCATTTTAGCAATTTAAGCCAATTAATCCATAATTTGCGAGCTTAAGACTTTGCATCAACTGTTCGCCAACTGGATTGTTTTCAATGGACAAGTCCATTGGGCTTGAGATTTGTAATGAACAAGTCCATTGTATTTGAGGTCGCCAAATCTTAGAATATTGTCTTGAGACTGTCAGGTTTTGACATATTTAAGAAATAACCCACATGAACGGACGGTTATCGAGACATAGGATGTACGATgtcttcaaatattttattttgagtttATATCAAATGTCCACTTGCCAAGACATTTTGCAACTTGaggtatatattttttccttttctcataTCCCATTCATTTCAGACTTGGTGCCGAAATCacatggtcccaaatttaattaagGCACCCCAAAATGAAAATCCTTCTCCcagtgggttttgaatgagcCAAATGTTCCTTGTTGAATTGGAAGACCTTGGAGTGATAAGAAGAACAGCAGCCCTTCTCCATATAGGTTTAGACCACGCATGcatctatttttaaatagatacGTTTGCACGACAGTAAACTAAAGCAAAGAACTTCTCTTTATCAAACCATAGACTTTGCTTGACCTCTGCTACCAATTAGAGATAATTCTTtgagagattcactattatacctaaTATAGGATCccatattataaaaaaataaaaataaaaaataaaaaataaaaaacctatatgaaatggactttagaaacatacccaaaacccatttacaaaacaaaaaggcttttaacttattttaaattacaaaactgctattgatttcttaaaacaaacccaaccccaaaacctcatataaaaaactcaaaacactcaatagggcatcaaagtaatttaataatcaaaattaaattcaataggttcagctgtcattttttgggttttttgtgggtatatttataaatattaaatggtgtagaatttatttatagttttagtgttAAGAAtaggtatatgactaaatatctcatatataAAGGGGCTGTCTTGAATGGTTCTCTTTGActgaaaattgaataaaagaaaaggagatggGCAATAGTAAAAGTATAGCAAtagtaaacaaaaagaagaggagTTGGCAAGACAAAAACCGCAAGCTTTCTCTTTGGTCTCTGAAGCAAAAGGACAGATTGTTTTCTCCACCAAATAAAGAAATCTGAAGGCCTTCAATCTGGCAGCACAATCTGTACAtacaaaaagagaagacaAAATGTCAGAAACATAtaagcaaacaaaaagaaaatggagttTATGGGCATAGGTTAGCACGTGAAAAGTAAGAGGATTTTTTCCCCTTGTGTGTAGCTGGCGATGAGCAAGAAAAAGGGAGGTGGAACTCTACGTCCTGCCAATTGAAAGTCTCAAAGGTTTTCTTTGGTTATTGACCTTGGGAAAGTTACAGCACACAAAGGACAATAAGAGAATTTGCCTCTTTTGGTTCCAAGTCACTTGCGAAGCTGAATCCCAGAAGCATCCAATTGACTAGAGCGTCTTCTATTGCTATTGATGTTGCTGTCCATGCAAAAAAAAGCCAAGTTAGTTcaatcaataaatatatatatatatatatataaaagaattaaAGAAAGGCATGGGGATGCTACCACGTGAAGGACAAAACAAGAGAAACAATTAcagatatttagttatatacccattcttagaattaaaattataaatagaccctacaccatttaatttttataaatatatccaaaaaaatgacagctggacgtattgaatttaattttgattattaaattactttgatgccctattgagtgttttggattttttttatgaggttttggagttgggtttattttaagaaattaatagcagttttgtaatttaaaagaaattaaaagtttgtttgttatattgtaaatggactttaggtgtgtttctaaagtccatttcatatatggtttttttaaataatttgggctcctatattaggtataatagtgaatatcccttttttttttttcattacttttttttttttggttgcccCTTGTTGCAAACAAAATACAACAAACACACCCACCACTTTTCTTTTGCTCCGTTATCTCTTCAACCGCTGgctctcctcttcttcttttttttttttcttttttttttttttctgtgttgACTTGCTGGCAGCAAGTGCCCATAGGGAGGCAATTCAATTGCCGTGAgacccttttatttttagatgCTCCATACAGAGTTTTTTACATGCCCtccttctttgattttgattccaTGGTGGGTTCACCACCATATCCTCCTCAACTCTCCATGATTTGAGACATCCCCTGCATTTGGAAGCATTTAACCAGAGTTGCCTGTTGGAAATatgatgattgaaatcatCATGGAAGACAATCTTCCCTGTTGGTTGTGGACTGAAAACATCGATGGAATTATTTTAACGAAGCCAATCCTTGGAGAGAGATTCCTAACTTTGTTTatgatgattgaaatcatCATAGCCAAGAATCTCTGTGGACTGATCAAAAAGCTGGGTGCAGATCGTCCCTTAGAGAGATTCTTGACCTTTTTTATGATGATAGAAATCATCATCGCCAGGACCCCTCAGGTTGATTGAAACCTGAAGTCTTGagcaaacaagaaaattatGCCATGAAACTATGATTTTACCTTGAGATGACTTTTGCTTTCTTTGGCGTGcttgctctctttcttttcttcctgcGGCTATTCTCTCatatgcttctttttctttctgcgGCTATTCTCTTCTCtactcctctttttttttcttaaacgcAGGCGTGTCTCTTTTATAGGCCATGAGTCTTGAGGAGTTTGAGATTGAGTAAACTATCACTCCTTGGCCTTAGTGTTTGATAAAAACACTCTAAGTACAACCCTTGCATCAAAACAACTTTTATTCCTTTACATAtggatgaattatttttgtggtcactcacttTTAATAAATTTCCACGTAGACAGCCATCCCctttatttgatgaaaaaaaatatcatttaaaCAACTCcgtcaaattaaaataaaaaatagcccaacataattaaattatacttAAAAACATAATCTATTCAATTCACATTTTAAAACATATCCAATCAATTCACATTAACCCTAAACCCTCAGTACTGATCAATTCACAATTTTATTAACCCTAAAACGTATCctaaatataattaacaaattatttataaacatAATGAACAAAACATAATTGCTAGATTAAACCCCaattcaaagttcaatttcaGAAATTGGGTAAAAAATTTACTTGAAGATGAGGAGATAACGATGCAGAGACGATGATAAGCGACTGAGAGAGGCAACGAGGTTGATGAGTTTCTTTCCGAAAGGAAGAGACGACACACACAGAGACTGAGATGAGAGACTAGAGAGAGACTGAGACGAGGCAGCGAGGTGGACTAAGAGATTGAGAGCGGGGACGATGATGAGTGACTGAGAGAGGCAGTGACATTGTCTGAGAGAAAGGTGGCGACATTGGttgattgagagagagagagagagagagagagagaagcgaCGAGGTCTGTGGTGTTTTCGCGAAGGGTTTGAGAGAGATGAGTAAGATTGAcaagttgagagagagagagagagagatgagatgtGCAAGTGATTGATTTGACAGCTAGGATTGATCGAAACTAAGAAATCCTAGTTGTTAGATTCATCTAATGGCTGTTAgtgaatataaaatatttataaatggGTAATGCTAAGCATACTACATTGTGTACtacctctctaatagagatggagcccaccaatacaattgGGCCCATCTCTATTAGAGAGATGGTACACAATGTGGTACGAAAAATGTGATAAGCCTagcatttttctttataaatatttaattaaattatttgcgGTATATCACAAAATTGAGATTTTCATAACCGCATCGACAACTGCACAGTGCAATCAGTTTAAAAAACAGCAAATTGTGGTCGATTTTGCTGCGATGACGGTTAGATTGCGGTGAATAATCGGTCGGTAACTGCGGTTTTGTTGTATATCGGTCTAAAATGTCAGCCCTAGAAAGAAGAGGAGAGGGAgaagaacaatggcttccTCCCCCTCAAAGTGAAAACGGCGCTAAGTGCGTTTTCGGGAAGAGAGGGGGCTTAAGGTTTTGTTTCCTCGCCATGTGTAACaagatgagatgagatgagagtGAATTACttaaaacaataagaaaattaaagcaaaagTAATAATCAATTGAAAGTAGTTTTTTTGTAGCTAAAACgtaaatttacttattatttttagctTTTAAggtaaatatttaaaaaaattgtattcaTTTTTTCTACTATTGATGCTGGTTAAATTTGTGCAAAATGTTATGAATGAATTCCTATTTACCATAGTTACTTTTGTGGATAATGTTTCTCAATTAGTAAATAAGATcccaaagaaaatgaaaaaagattgataaagaaaaaaggacaaataggaaaatagtATAGGATACAGAGAGATTACGAGATGAGATTGGagagtaaatttaggtttcagcccaaaaaaaaaaattcacttttggaaaaaacaaaagctttttcaaaaaagacagaaaaacctctcaattttcaaatcaaagacaagCAAATGTAAAGACTtccttagaaaattcaaaaataaataagggcaattttgtttatgttggcttcttttgaaaaatttctctctcttttggcattttccaaagtctccttTGGAGAGTAAATTTATCTCTTGAACTTGAACCACAGGAGtttaagagattgtggtcatccaaagttggatattaatccaatgattcaaaaaagtttcttgaAAGAAGTGCAAGAACGAgagaaccgttgaatttatatCTAATGATGAGTGAATGAGTAAACCGTTCAATTTATATCCAATCGTGTAACCACAAATCGCTTGAATCGTTGTAATCCAAGAGTTGGGAATGATAGATTACATTCGAGAAGGTTATGGAAAGCGGGTAAGTGCTGGAGCGTTCGGTCAGAGCGTGGGAACAATTTTAAAGACGTGTTCTATTCGGTAAATTCCCATcccaaaccaaaatcaaaGCAACGCGGTGGTGGATTTTGATACCTCTGCAGCGGAGGCAGACGAAGAAGGAGACAGAAACTGAGAAATTGAGAAAGAAGACAGAGATGGCTGTGAACCCTCAACTGTTCCCTAATGGCATGCCTGTTCCTTTTGTGAACGAGATGTTCGTTCTCGCCAGAGACGGCGTCGAGTTCGAGGTCGATAAGATTCCTGGGTTCGTTCTCACTTCTCAATTCCCTTCTCCTCAGTCATCTTCATCGTCATTCAATTTGCCATATTCTCTTACaagtttgatttaattgatgcctctctttctctttgaaaCATGGCCTTGCgctttaatttgattttgccAACActaattcattcattcattctgcTCTTTCAGTACccaatttgaataaataaaaattatggggtattgatttgaaatttgattgaATGTATGCCCAAAATCGTAGCTTGATTGATTTGTGTTGGGAGGGtgcaagaataaaaatgaGTAAATTGTTAATTTAATCCCATTTCCTGTTCTATTGGAGTGGGAAGATGGCAGTGTAGTAATTGCCTAATTTGGTGTTGAATTGTGCATTGCCTTCGACTTTCAGATCTGATGGTGGTCGTCTTAAAGCAAAGGGGACAATCTACTTGTCAAATATACGCATGGTCTTTGTTTCAAACAAGCCTGTTGGAAACTTTATTGCGTTTGATATGCCCCTGGTATGTGATACGTAGTTTTAAGTCAACATTGCTTTCCTTCCATCgttattttgctttttctttgagAGGTTCACTTGTAACTGAGTCAACTCGCAAAGTTTCTTTGCACCTAATGATTCTTCTGTAACCCTTTTTCTGTGATTGTGGGTTTCCATGACTTGTGGTTTTGATTTCCTGCATAGTGAATGTATCTTGACCAAAGATTCTGACTTTTATTTTGATGCCAAAATATGTTAACAAAGGAAGTTTTAACATTTATTGTTCTCTGGTGTAAGTCTCTGGACTTttgttcttattttaattgtgATTTTAACTGTGGAAGGTGGTCTCAAGAAGAGATTGGGATATTTTTCCTACGATAGATTTAGCATTTACACAGGGGAAATGTTcagggtaaaaaaaaatagcttTTAGGTTAAGATTAGAGTATTGTGAGCTACATTCAGACTTTGTATATGTCAAATACTTGTATTTGATGTTACTTCTGAGttcttctttcccttttaTTATAAGTGTGATTTAGATGAACTTTGATGATTTCTCTGCAATATATGTTACTTTGGGCTATTTAACATAGTTTGTAAAATCCTTGATACGATCTTATGATTGGATCTCAAGTGCTCTCTTGTGGATCTTCTTAGGTAGGATCCTGATTTTGAAAACCCGGCATCTAACTTCCATTATCTAACAAAGAgtaattcaaaattataatatatttaatcaACCTTTTATGTCACAATTTTGTCACAAACCTACAGCCAGCCATGATCCACCACTACAACAATCCTAATTTTCCCAGTGAATCACTTTTATCCCACAGCAGTAATTTGCCACTATTTCTAACAACCGTTGGATATTATCCTATCCAACAGTTGCTGGGTTTCAGGTGCTCGCTGGTTCCTAATTCTAGGGGCTCAGGTGAgtgctattattattatgtgtAAGGCTAAAAAGTGCTGTTGTCTGTGATGATCGGCTTCCTTGTTTGAAGTTTGTAAGGATTCTTTTGTCTTGGTGCAGTTTTGGCACAAATTTGATGTCTTTTGCTGTCGCTCTTTTATATCCATTTATTTGCATCTCACTGACCTTTGTGTTGATTCATTCTTCAGCTTTATGTCCATGGTGAAAAGTTCAATCAACCAATTTTTTTCTGCAACAACATTTCTGGTCAAGTGGAGCCTGTAAGTATATCGGTTAGAAGGATTTCAATTATTGtacataaacccttttatgaTTTTGGAGATCTTATTTGTCTTGATGACTAATTTTAGGTAGTTCCAGAAAATCAGCATGGGGCTCTTTATTCCACTCACTCATTCAAGATTTTGTTCAAAGAAGGGGGTTGTGGAACGTTTGTTCCGCTTTTTTTCAACTTGATCTCCTCAGTGAGACAATATAATCAACATCAACACCCCAATGCAGGACCACAGCCTCATGTGGATCCTTTACAGGCAGCGCAAACTCCTGTTGATGAGATGATGAGACATGCGTAAGTGACATATTTTGCACATAATTGCCATGTGTGCTTGTAGTCAAATGGATTTAGAGAAGGATCACTGGTTAAactatgattttttattttgcaggTATGTCGATCCTAATGATCCAACGAGGATCTTCTTGCAGCAGCCTACTCCAGAGTCTCAGCTGAGGCGGCGCACATACCAGTCACAGCCCGCAGGACAGTAAATGtagttttaattataaataaacgtACATGTTATAAGAACCTCCAAAAGCGTGCT
This window encodes:
- the LOC18793244 gene encoding uncharacterized protein LOC18793244 produces the protein MAVNPQLFPNGMPVPFVNEMFVLARDGVEFEVDKIPGSDGGRLKAKGTIYLSNIRMVFVSNKPVGNFIAFDMPLLYVHGEKFNQPIFFCNNISGQVEPVVPENQHGALYSTHSFKILFKEGGCGTFVPLFFNLISSVRQYNQHQHPNAGPQPHVDPLQAAQTPVDEMMRHAYVDPNDPTRIFLQQPTPESQLRRRTYQSQPAGQ